Proteins co-encoded in one Macrobrachium rosenbergii isolate ZJJX-2024 chromosome 54, ASM4041242v1, whole genome shotgun sequence genomic window:
- the LOC136834711 gene encoding uncharacterized protein — protein MPQNIWPYHQELPPRVPMAKKPGLAIPFCLYPVNQPNDYSHPKSDSAANGSPILTFSQKHLALNLGYRKYHWQFIITDASVPLLGEDFLAHHQLLVDISNRCLVDATILSTTPIAAAPTELTHHVTNSKDNFVYLLTTYPDDFKPELRQTPQIPVKHGIFHHIKTLGPSIHSGFWCLPPKKPLLQEHLHRDREDEFVSKCIQSLDISPSHSNSSSLGELVELWTGTRQAQV, from the exons ATGCCACAGAACATTTGGCCCTACCACCAAGAATTGCCTCCCAGGGTGCCCATGGCCAAAAAACCT GGGCTTGCCATTCCTTTCTGCCTGTATCCAGTCAACCAACCAAATGACTACAGCCATCCGAAGTCCGACTCAGCTGCCAATGGCTCTCCCATCCTTACCTTCAGTCAGAAGCATCTCGCCCTTAACCTCGGGTACAGAAAGTACCACTGGCAGTTTATCATCACGGATGCCTCAGTACCTCTCCTCGGGGAGGACTTCTTGGCACACCACCAACTGCTCGTGGACATTTCAAACAGGTGCCTCGTCGATGCCACTATTCTGTCCACGACGCCCATTGCTGCAGCACCCACAGAGCTCACCCACCACGTCACCAACTCCAAAGACAATTTTGTATACCTGCTTACCACATACCCAGACGATTTTAAACCTGAACTACGACAAACTCCTCAAATCCCTGTCAAGCATGGCATTTTCCACCATATTAAAACCTTGGGCCCTTCCATACACTCCGGTTTCTGGTGCCTACCACCAAAAAAACCGCTACTGCAAGAACACCTTCACAGAGACAGAGAAGATGAGTTTGTGTCAAAATGCATCCAGTCCTTGGACATCTCCCCTTCACATAGtaacagctcttcgttgggtgagttggtagagctgtggactggtacTCGCCAGGCCCAAGTTTGA